A stretch of the Gossypium hirsutum isolate 1008001.06 chromosome D07, Gossypium_hirsutum_v2.1, whole genome shotgun sequence genome encodes the following:
- the LOC107942725 gene encoding uncharacterized protein, with protein sequence MKQVVVPFSIGNYKDEVLCDVVSMDATHLLLGRPWQYDNRAMHDGFTNRYSFMHAGKKITLAPLTPSQVIEDQTSLKKSKEVAKEKKKMSVYASSREIRKCLSSHQSLFILVFKDHCLLAELPADFPASILSLLQEFEDVFPKETAKGLPPLRGIEH encoded by the coding sequence ATGAAACAAGTGGTTGTACCGTTTTCAATTGGAAACTACAAGGACGaggtcctttgtgatgttgtgtcGATGGATGCTACTCACCTTCTTTTGGGGCGTCCTTGGCAGTATGACAATAGGGCAATGCATGATGGTTTTACAAATCGATACTCTTTTATGCATGCAGGTAAGAAGATTACTTTGGCTCCTTTAACACCGAGTCAAGTAATTGAAGATCAAACAAGCTTGAAAAAGAGTAAGGAAGttgcaaaggagaagaaaaagatgaGCGTATATGCAAGTAGTCGAGAAATCAGGAAATGTCTTTCCTCTCACCAATCCTTGTTTATTTTAGTgtttaaagatcattgtttattGGCTGAGCTCCCTGCTGATTTTCCTGCATCGATTCTGTCCCTTTTGCAAGAGTTTGAGGATGTGTTTCCGAAAGAAACAGCGAAGGGATTACCACCTCTTCGTGGCATTGAGCACTAG